In the genome of Hymenobacter cellulosivorans, one region contains:
- a CDS encoding glycosyltransferase family 117 protein, translating to MRSYKSLNNLVGWLVFAIATLTYVLTLEPTASFWDCGEFIACSYKLLVPHPPGAPTFLLLGRLFSLFSFGDVTKVSVLINFLSALSSSFTVLFLFWTITMLAKKIVVHQPGMHDTRHVEPTGGQTMLIQGAGVVGALAFAFSDSFWFNAVEAEVYAMSALCTAAVVWIMLKWENRADEADSDKWLILIAYVIGLSIGVHLLNLLAIPALGFIYYYRRHQNPTMWGGILTLVISSVIVGLILAGIIPGLPTLAGAFEVFFVNSIGLPFSSGLIFFLLAFVALIWFGFRYSFKTHNRLINTAMLSFVFILIGYSSYLIVPIRSSYEPTINENAPKDVLSFVSYLKREQYGDRPLLYGPQFNAEPVDQKEGSPRYVRKGDKYVIAERRLETIYRDEDKMLIPRIYSPAPEHIYNYKKWVDIQEGVKPSMGQNLSFLFRYQMGHMYWRYFLWNYVGRDSDIQQAGVVWPTSAGKAGLPERIATSPARNNFFAIPLIMGLIGLFFHVRRDGRNALVIGLLFVFTGLAIVFYLNQPPIEPRERDYTFTGATYAFAIWIGLGVLGLADLLKAVLKADGARAVAATLVGLLAPALMVAQGWDDHDRSDRYNSVDSAKNLLNSCAPNAILFTNGDNDTFPLWYAQEVEGVRTDVRVAVLSYLNTDWYIEQMKRRAYLSQPLPISMKSDNYAQGTNDYLPYVENPAVQEVNLREFIGLVDQNSPLLQVQTQSGRPLLSFPTRKFYLPVDTAAVEALGIIPKDRRKQLVSRMEWDMGKGAIEKKNLVILDMLATNNWKRPVYFSSTVNSADFMNLQPYFQLEGMAYRVLPAKDPNYDPRGNEGYVAKDLMFENMMKKFAYRNLDRADIFYDENNLRFPANYRDKFSRLAEAYLAAGDKATAKQVLDKCFQVMPDKSIRYDYYVPQFVVPLIQVGEKARANEIMDTMTSRAEQSLAYYSTRNSSLFDMEVQTNLLALQSVYRAAEEVGDQARAKKAVELLNQYYPRQ from the coding sequence CTGGACTATCACGATGCTGGCCAAAAAGATCGTGGTACACCAGCCCGGCATGCACGACACCCGCCACGTAGAACCCACTGGCGGCCAAACCATGCTGATTCAAGGGGCCGGCGTGGTGGGGGCCCTGGCCTTCGCCTTCTCCGACTCGTTCTGGTTTAACGCCGTGGAGGCCGAGGTGTACGCCATGTCGGCTTTGTGCACGGCTGCCGTCGTCTGGATTATGCTCAAGTGGGAAAACCGCGCCGATGAGGCCGATTCCGACAAGTGGCTGATTTTGATTGCCTACGTTATTGGCCTCAGCATCGGGGTCCACTTGCTCAACCTGCTGGCTATTCCGGCCCTGGGCTTCATCTACTACTACCGCCGCCACCAGAATCCAACCATGTGGGGCGGCATCCTGACACTGGTTATCAGCAGCGTGATTGTGGGCCTGATTCTGGCCGGTATCATCCCCGGTCTGCCCACACTGGCCGGCGCGTTTGAGGTGTTCTTTGTGAACAGCATTGGCCTGCCCTTCAGCTCGGGCCTGATTTTCTTCCTGCTGGCGTTTGTGGCCCTGATCTGGTTTGGCTTCCGCTATTCGTTCAAGACGCATAACCGCCTGATCAACACGGCTATGTTGAGCTTCGTGTTTATCCTTATTGGCTACTCGTCCTACCTGATTGTTCCAATTCGCTCCAGCTACGAGCCGACCATCAACGAAAACGCGCCGAAGGACGTGCTGTCTTTTGTGAGCTACCTGAAGCGCGAGCAGTACGGCGACCGGCCCTTGCTCTACGGTCCGCAGTTCAACGCGGAGCCCGTCGACCAGAAAGAAGGCTCGCCCCGTTACGTGCGCAAGGGCGACAAATACGTCATTGCTGAACGCCGCCTCGAAACCATCTACCGCGACGAGGACAAGATGCTGATTCCGCGCATCTACAGCCCCGCTCCCGAGCACATCTACAACTACAAAAAGTGGGTTGACATTCAGGAAGGCGTGAAGCCGAGCATGGGCCAGAACCTTTCCTTCCTGTTTCGCTACCAGATGGGCCACATGTATTGGCGCTACTTCCTGTGGAACTACGTAGGCCGCGACAGTGACATCCAGCAGGCCGGCGTAGTATGGCCCACCAGTGCCGGCAAAGCCGGGCTGCCCGAGCGGATTGCTACCAGCCCGGCCCGCAACAATTTCTTCGCCATTCCGCTGATTATGGGCCTGATCGGCCTGTTCTTCCATGTGCGCCGCGACGGACGCAATGCGCTGGTCATCGGCTTGCTGTTCGTATTTACGGGCCTGGCCATCGTGTTTTACCTCAACCAGCCGCCGATTGAGCCCCGGGAACGGGACTATACCTTCACGGGTGCTACCTACGCCTTTGCCATCTGGATTGGTCTGGGTGTGCTGGGCCTGGCCGACTTGCTGAAAGCCGTGCTCAAAGCGGATGGGGCCCGGGCCGTGGCTGCTACGCTGGTGGGCCTGCTGGCTCCTGCGCTGATGGTGGCCCAGGGCTGGGACGACCACGACCGTTCGGACCGCTACAACTCGGTGGACTCGGCTAAAAACCTGCTGAACTCCTGCGCCCCGAATGCCATTCTGTTCACCAACGGCGACAACGACACCTTCCCACTCTGGTACGCCCAGGAAGTGGAAGGCGTACGCACCGACGTGCGCGTGGCCGTGCTGAGCTACCTCAACACCGACTGGTACATCGAGCAGATGAAGCGCCGCGCATATTTGTCGCAGCCGCTGCCCATCTCGATGAAGAGCGACAACTACGCCCAGGGTACCAACGACTACCTGCCCTACGTGGAAAACCCGGCGGTGCAGGAAGTGAACCTGCGGGAATTCATTGGCCTCGTGGATCAGAACAGCCCGCTGCTGCAGGTGCAAACCCAGAGCGGCCGGCCCCTGCTTTCCTTCCCGACCCGTAAGTTTTACCTGCCCGTGGACACCGCGGCCGTAGAGGCCCTGGGTATTATTCCCAAGGACCGCCGCAAGCAGCTCGTGAGCCGCATGGAGTGGGACATGGGCAAAGGCGCCATCGAGAAGAAAAACCTGGTGATTCTGGATATGCTGGCGACCAACAACTGGAAGCGGCCAGTGTACTTCTCCAGCACGGTAAACTCGGCCGACTTCATGAACCTGCAACCCTACTTCCAACTCGAGGGTATGGCGTACCGGGTGCTGCCCGCCAAGGACCCTAACTACGACCCGCGCGGCAACGAGGGCTACGTGGCCAAGGACCTCATGTTTGAGAACATGATGAAGAAGTTTGCCTACCGCAACCTGGACCGGGCCGACATTTTCTACGACGAAAACAACCTACGCTTCCCGGCCAACTACCGCGACAAGTTCTCCCGTCTGGCTGAAGCCTACCTGGCAGCCGGCGACAAAGCCACTGCCAAACAGGTGCTCGACAAATGCTTCCAGGTGATGCCCGACAAGAGCATCCGCTACGACTACTATGTCCCGCAGTTTGTGGTGCCGCTTATTCAGGTGGGTGAAAAAGCCCGTGCCAATGAAATCATGGATACCATGACGAGCCGTGCCGAGCAGTCGTTGGCCTACTACAGTACCCGCAACAGCTCCCTGTTCGACATGGAAGTACAAACCAACCTGCTGGCCCTGCAAAGCGTGTATCGCGCCGCCGAGGAAGTAGGCGACCAGGCCCGGGCTAAAAAAGCCGTGGAGCTGCTCAACCAGTACTATCCGCGCCAATAA
- a CDS encoding GWxTD domain-containing protein, with the protein MPTFLRCLPLGLLLLLSWAAHPLVAQRRDFTGQYQPLRRIQVDTRREGDSLRVYLYFPDGSVLQRGEPLRVAVWENYQAKRPLWRTTVGQLARRIHKAESAAWVEFCVAAAAVQPGQVLSASCAPENEADTGDAAWLSISRERLARPFLLTDSLGDPLLRRYVRRGERFLIDCYGPDKPTTAKHYDASFVAALPPMSTAGAPPQQRKLPARDSLFFRAGQLLTLSQPGLYALRVSGTAAPVGLLVTDEDFPELNTADELIQPLIYLTTSAERNALREAAQPKRAVDQFWLKVAGGNQTQARQLIRTYYGRVAAANQLFTAHKAGWMTDRGMLYTVLGAPETVYRTATEENWVYRGTREGSTTYTFRHKPSTFAPEHYELVRRPEYEMLWYAAVEQWRKGMTTARSGR; encoded by the coding sequence ATGCCTACTTTCCTTCGCTGCCTGCCCCTTGGGTTGTTACTACTGCTCAGCTGGGCTGCTCACCCGCTCGTGGCCCAGCGGCGCGACTTCACCGGGCAGTATCAGCCTCTACGCCGCATTCAGGTCGATACGCGCCGGGAAGGCGACAGTCTGCGGGTGTATCTGTACTTTCCCGACGGCAGCGTACTACAGCGCGGCGAACCGCTGCGGGTGGCAGTTTGGGAAAACTATCAGGCCAAACGCCCGCTCTGGCGCACTACCGTAGGACAGCTTGCTAGGCGCATCCACAAGGCCGAGTCGGCTGCCTGGGTAGAGTTTTGCGTGGCAGCTGCTGCAGTGCAGCCCGGACAGGTGCTGAGTGCAAGTTGTGCCCCGGAAAATGAAGCCGATACCGGAGACGCCGCCTGGCTCAGCATCAGCCGGGAGCGGCTGGCCCGCCCGTTTCTACTCACCGACTCGCTCGGCGACCCACTGCTGCGCCGCTATGTACGCCGTGGGGAACGGTTTCTGATTGATTGTTACGGCCCGGATAAACCCACGACGGCCAAGCACTACGATGCCAGCTTCGTGGCCGCCCTGCCGCCCATGTCGACAGCTGGCGCCCCGCCCCAACAGCGCAAGCTGCCCGCCCGCGACTCTCTTTTCTTCCGTGCCGGGCAGCTGCTTACCCTGAGCCAGCCGGGCTTGTACGCCCTGCGCGTGTCGGGTACGGCCGCGCCAGTGGGCTTGCTAGTGACGGATGAGGACTTCCCGGAGCTGAACACGGCCGACGAGCTGATTCAGCCCCTGATTTATCTGACGACTTCCGCCGAACGCAATGCCTTGCGGGAAGCAGCGCAGCCGAAGCGGGCCGTCGACCAGTTTTGGCTGAAAGTGGCCGGTGGCAATCAAACCCAGGCCCGGCAGTTAATTCGAACGTATTACGGCCGGGTAGCGGCGGCCAACCAGCTCTTTACCGCCCACAAAGCCGGCTGGATGACGGACCGCGGCATGCTCTACACCGTACTAGGCGCTCCCGAAACTGTATATCGGACTGCTACCGAGGAAAACTGGGTGTACCGGGGCACCAGGGAAGGCAGCACGACGTATACGTTCCGGCACAAACCCAGTACCTTTGCCCCCGAACACTATGAATTGGTGCGCCGGCCGGAGTATGAAATGCTGTGGTATGCCGCCGTTGAGCAATGGAGAAAAGGAATGACGACCGCCCGGAGCGGCCGCTGA
- the rlmB gene encoding 23S rRNA (guanosine(2251)-2'-O)-methyltransferase RlmB, protein MEKRNDDRPERPLNERRTYYNSENRPVSREERSDSRPPRSSDDRRDSRGGGDYKPRYPHKPAADRSIDMLFGLRPILEALTAGRTLEKIFLLRGTKNSVTQEITELAKAANVPMSLVPIEKLNDLTRKNHQGAVAFVSPIDYQPLDSILAGLYEEGKTPLLLLLDRITDVRNFGSIARNAECMGVHAIVVPSRGAAQINGDALKTSAGALNLIPVCREPNLKETITFLKESGVTVIACTEKSDASLEAGTVDMTGPVAVLMGSEEDGISPEYLKLADHKLRIPMAGQIGSLNVSVASGIMLFEVLRQRLKSGQ, encoded by the coding sequence ATGGAGAAAAGGAATGACGACCGCCCGGAGCGGCCGCTGAATGAGCGGCGCACGTACTATAACAGCGAAAACCGCCCGGTGAGCCGCGAAGAGCGGAGCGACAGCCGTCCGCCCCGCAGCAGCGACGACCGCCGCGACTCGCGGGGTGGCGGCGACTACAAACCCCGCTACCCCCACAAGCCCGCCGCCGACCGCAGCATCGACATGCTGTTCGGGTTGCGCCCAATTCTGGAGGCGCTGACGGCTGGCCGCACCCTGGAAAAAATTTTCCTGCTGCGCGGCACCAAAAACAGCGTTACCCAAGAAATTACGGAGCTGGCCAAAGCTGCCAACGTACCGATGTCGCTGGTGCCTATTGAGAAGCTCAACGACCTGACTCGCAAAAACCACCAGGGCGCCGTAGCCTTCGTGTCGCCCATCGATTACCAGCCCCTCGATAGCATCTTGGCGGGCTTGTACGAGGAAGGCAAAACTCCCCTGCTCCTGCTGCTCGACCGGATTACGGACGTGCGCAACTTCGGCTCTATTGCCCGCAACGCCGAATGTATGGGCGTGCACGCCATCGTGGTGCCTAGCCGCGGCGCCGCCCAAATCAACGGGGACGCGCTGAAAACCTCGGCCGGGGCCCTAAACTTGATTCCGGTGTGCCGGGAGCCTAACCTGAAAGAAACCATTACGTTTTTGAAGGAGTCGGGCGTCACCGTTATTGCCTGCACCGAGAAGTCGGACGCCAGCCTGGAAGCCGGAACCGTGGACATGACCGGCCCGGTGGCCGTGCTTATGGGCAGTGAGGAAGACGGCATCTCGCCCGAGTATCTTAAGCTGGCCGACCACAAGCTGCGCATCCCGATGGCCGGCCAGATTGGCTCCCTCAACGTGTCGGTAGCCAGTGGCATCATGCTGTTTGAAGTGCTGCGCCAGCGCCTGAAAAGCGGCCAGTAA
- a CDS encoding outer membrane beta-barrel protein: MLRITLTTALLMGLALTAHAQDTPHRFEVGLEMVNYSPFAKQTYNYANSQLNDKAQWASGAVFRYNLGRFGLRSGISYNTSTDKTSDYPLSSCADCVQGTTTGKDLRVRLGAQYTPIAKAPWLYAFSDFYYRRYTSEGNFTGGFCGCLDTDVNVTSDGVGNSTGLGVKIRTWKHFYLNPEVYYDVLRVPNSVSSSDRNSGSYFQYDTRTKLQAPAIRVNAIIAF, encoded by the coding sequence ATGCTGAGAATTACACTTACTACGGCTCTGCTAATGGGCCTTGCCCTGACAGCCCACGCCCAGGATACTCCCCACCGCTTCGAAGTAGGTCTTGAGATGGTCAATTACTCTCCCTTCGCGAAGCAGACCTACAACTACGCCAACAGCCAGCTCAACGACAAGGCGCAGTGGGCCTCCGGGGCTGTATTCCGCTATAATCTGGGGCGCTTCGGCCTGCGCTCCGGCATCAGCTACAACACCAGCACTGACAAGACCTCCGATTATCCGCTCAGTTCCTGCGCGGATTGTGTGCAAGGCACCACGACCGGCAAAGACCTGCGGGTGCGGCTCGGTGCGCAGTACACTCCCATTGCCAAGGCCCCGTGGCTCTACGCGTTCAGCGACTTTTACTACCGCCGCTACACGTCTGAGGGCAACTTTACCGGCGGCTTCTGCGGTTGCCTCGATACGGATGTAAACGTAACTTCCGACGGGGTAGGCAACAGCACGGGCCTAGGCGTCAAAATCCGCACTTGGAAACACTTCTACCTGAATCCTGAAGTGTACTACGATGTGCTGCGGGTCCCCAACTCCGTCAGCAGTTCTGACCGGAACTCGGGCAGCTACTTCCAATACGACACCCGCACTAAGCTGCAAGCCCCAGCTATACGCGTCAATGCCATTATTGCCTTCTAG
- a CDS encoding mannose-1-phosphate guanylyltransferase — protein MNQNTFLVVMAGGIGSRFWPFSRTHLPKQFHDVMGVGRSMLQLTVDRFKEICPAENVFVVTNRDYMELVQQHLPELPASQILGEPIGRNTAPCIAYASYCIAKRNPKATIIVTPADHAVLHEEEFRTIIRQAIDVAENHDVLLTLGIQPSRPDTGYGYIQYIDEDSKSGLPRGVKKVKTFTEKPNLELARMFVESGDFLWNSGLFVWRADVIIHAFHQYLGDIAEVFDEGISELGTAQEADFIAQAYTRCRNISIDYGVMEKADNVYVLPADFGWSDLGTWDSLHRMGHHDADNNVVDGDALLYDTRECVIKTPSERLVVVQGLDGYIIAEYDNVLLICKRTEEQRVKEFVADVKSKKGTGYN, from the coding sequence ATGAATCAGAATACGTTCCTCGTCGTGATGGCCGGTGGCATTGGCAGCCGATTTTGGCCTTTTAGCCGCACGCACCTGCCCAAGCAGTTTCACGATGTAATGGGAGTGGGCCGCTCCATGCTCCAGCTTACCGTAGACCGGTTCAAGGAAATCTGCCCCGCCGAAAACGTCTTCGTGGTGACCAACCGCGACTATATGGAACTGGTCCAGCAGCACCTGCCCGAGTTGCCTGCCAGCCAGATTCTAGGCGAGCCTATTGGCCGCAATACGGCTCCCTGTATTGCCTACGCCAGCTACTGCATTGCCAAGCGCAACCCCAAAGCTACCATTATCGTGACGCCCGCCGACCACGCCGTGCTGCACGAGGAGGAGTTCCGGACCATCATCCGGCAGGCCATAGACGTAGCCGAAAACCACGACGTGCTGCTTACGCTGGGTATTCAGCCGTCCCGGCCCGATACGGGCTACGGCTACATTCAGTATATCGACGAGGATAGCAAAAGCGGCTTACCCCGGGGCGTGAAGAAAGTTAAAACCTTCACCGAAAAGCCAAATCTGGAGCTAGCCCGCATGTTTGTGGAAAGCGGCGACTTTTTGTGGAATTCCGGCCTGTTCGTGTGGCGCGCCGACGTGATTATTCATGCGTTCCACCAGTATCTGGGCGATATTGCTGAGGTATTCGATGAAGGCATCAGTGAACTGGGCACCGCGCAGGAGGCCGACTTTATTGCCCAGGCCTACACCCGCTGCCGCAACATCAGCATCGACTACGGGGTGATGGAGAAGGCCGACAACGTGTACGTGCTGCCCGCCGACTTTGGCTGGAGCGACCTGGGCACCTGGGACTCGCTGCACCGCATGGGCCACCACGACGCCGATAACAACGTGGTAGACGGCGACGCACTGCTCTACGACACCCGGGAGTGCGTTATCAAAACGCCTTCTGAGCGCCTAGTGGTAGTACAAGGCCTCGACGGCTACATCATCGCCGAGTACGACAACGTGCTGCTGATCTGCAAGCGTACCGAGGAGCAGCGCGTAAAGGAATTCGTAGCCGACGTGAAGTCGAAAAAAGGTACGGGCTATAACTAG
- a CDS encoding KpsF/GutQ family sugar-phosphate isomerase, producing MLLEEADAIRGVAEAIAQTPDFAQCVAAILSLRGRVVVTGIGKSAHIAGKMVATLNSTGTPALFMHAADAIHGDLGMIQPEDFVIAISKSGDTPEIKVLVPLLKRKGVPLAALVSNADSYLGVQADYVLHAPVTREACPHNLAPTTSTTAALALGDALAVCLLESREFTSADFARLHPGGTLGKKLYLKVGDLSRQNQTPQVLENAPLKDIILEISGKRLGATAVLALADGHLLGIITDGDLRRMLTNFTKLEQVRARDIMTPNPMSIDVDDFAAEALVRMQSRNITQLIVTENGQFSGFIHLHDLLREGLV from the coding sequence GTGCTTCTCGAAGAAGCTGACGCAATTCGGGGCGTGGCCGAGGCCATAGCCCAAACGCCGGATTTTGCACAATGCGTAGCCGCCATACTCTCTTTACGGGGTCGGGTCGTGGTTACCGGCATCGGTAAGAGTGCCCACATTGCGGGCAAGATGGTAGCTACGCTGAACTCCACGGGCACGCCCGCGCTGTTTATGCACGCCGCCGACGCCATTCACGGCGACCTGGGCATGATTCAGCCCGAGGATTTCGTCATTGCCATCAGCAAGAGCGGCGACACGCCCGAAATAAAAGTGCTGGTGCCGCTGCTCAAGCGCAAGGGCGTGCCGCTGGCCGCCCTGGTCAGCAATGCCGACTCCTACTTGGGCGTGCAGGCCGACTACGTGCTGCACGCGCCCGTGACCCGCGAGGCCTGCCCGCACAACCTGGCGCCCACCACCAGCACCACCGCCGCCCTAGCCCTGGGCGATGCGCTGGCCGTATGCCTGCTTGAGTCGCGGGAGTTCACCTCCGCCGACTTTGCCCGCTTGCATCCCGGTGGTACGCTAGGCAAGAAACTCTACTTGAAGGTAGGCGACCTGAGCCGGCAGAACCAGACGCCCCAGGTGCTGGAAAATGCCCCGCTCAAGGACATCATCCTCGAAATATCGGGCAAGCGCCTCGGGGCTACGGCCGTGCTGGCCTTGGCCGATGGCCACCTGCTGGGCATCATTACCGACGGCGACCTGCGGCGCATGCTCACCAACTTCACCAAGCTAGAGCAGGTCCGGGCCCGCGACATTATGACACCTAATCCAATGAGTATCGATGTGGATGATTTTGCGGCCGAGGCGTTGGTGCGGATGCAAAGCCGGAACATCACCCAATTAATTGTCACGGAAAATGGACAATTTAGTGGGTTCATTCATTTACACGATTTGCTGCGCGAAGGCTTGGTGTAG
- the recQ gene encoding DNA helicase RecQ gives MPAVKQAVKREADLKGKLKEVFGYGQFRGTQEAIIQNVIEGNNTFVIMPTGAGKSLCYQLPALILPGTAIVISPLIALMKNQVDQLNAFGVNAQFLNSTLSKSETNRVKKDVISGEVKLLYVAPESLTKEETIDFLQKATISFVAIDEAHCISEWGHDFRPEYRRIRGIIDNIGQVPIIALTATATPKVQLDIQKNLQMDEASVFKTSFNRTNLYYEVRPKHNTKKQLIQYVKQHKGKAGIVYCLSRKKVEEIAELLRVNDVKALPYHAGLDPHVRMANQDAFLNEEADVIVATIAFGMGIDKPDVRFVIHYDTPKSIEGYYQETGRGGRDGLEGNCLMFYSYDDIVKLEKFNKDKPVTERDNSKLLLQEMANYADSAVCRRKQLLHYFGEHFEKDCGFCDNCKHPKERFEAKDEVLMALKAVVQTEERFGIEHIGTVLMGMNNAHVESYGHNALPIYGVGKDHDAAFWHSLLRQALLNGFLEKDIENFGVVKICPKGLDFIENPHSIKLTKDHNYEEEVKEEQEKEEVQEAAGHDAALFEMLKSLRKKIAKEKNLPPYVLFQDPSLKEMATTFPTKMDDLAHVGGVGLGKAQKFGQPFLALIQKYVDENDIVTAADVVVKSAVNKSKIKIYIIQQIDKKMDLEEIAASKGIDMRELMEEIEHICYSGTKLNLDYYIDGVLDQDRQEEITDYFLQASTDNIAVALKELGPDDYTEEDLRLMRIKFLSEYAN, from the coding sequence ATGCCAGCGGTAAAACAAGCAGTCAAGCGTGAGGCTGATCTGAAAGGCAAGTTAAAGGAAGTTTTTGGGTACGGTCAGTTTCGCGGCACCCAGGAAGCCATCATTCAGAACGTCATCGAGGGCAACAACACCTTCGTGATTATGCCGACTGGCGCTGGTAAGTCGCTGTGCTACCAGCTGCCCGCGTTGATTCTGCCCGGCACGGCTATCGTTATTTCTCCCCTGATTGCCCTGATGAAAAATCAGGTGGATCAGCTCAACGCTTTCGGGGTAAATGCCCAGTTTCTGAACTCGACCTTGTCGAAGTCGGAGACGAACCGGGTGAAAAAGGACGTCATTAGTGGGGAAGTAAAGCTGCTGTATGTGGCGCCCGAAAGCCTGACCAAGGAAGAAACCATCGACTTCCTGCAGAAGGCCACCATCAGCTTCGTGGCTATCGACGAGGCTCACTGCATCTCGGAGTGGGGCCACGACTTCCGCCCCGAGTACCGCCGCATCCGAGGCATCATCGACAATATCGGCCAAGTACCGATTATTGCCCTCACGGCCACGGCTACGCCCAAGGTGCAGCTCGACATCCAGAAAAACCTGCAGATGGATGAGGCTTCGGTGTTCAAGACCTCGTTTAACCGCACCAACCTCTATTACGAGGTGCGGCCCAAGCACAACACCAAAAAGCAGCTGATTCAGTACGTGAAACAGCACAAGGGCAAAGCCGGCATCGTGTACTGCCTCTCGCGCAAGAAGGTGGAGGAAATTGCCGAGCTGCTACGCGTCAACGACGTGAAGGCCCTGCCCTACCACGCCGGCCTCGACCCCCACGTGCGCATGGCCAACCAGGACGCCTTCCTGAATGAAGAAGCCGACGTGATTGTGGCTACCATTGCCTTCGGCATGGGCATCGACAAGCCCGACGTGCGCTTCGTGATTCACTACGATACGCCTAAGTCCATCGAAGGCTACTACCAAGAAACCGGCCGCGGCGGCCGCGACGGCCTGGAAGGCAACTGCCTGATGTTCTACAGCTACGACGACATCGTCAAGCTGGAGAAGTTCAACAAGGACAAGCCAGTGACCGAGCGCGACAACTCCAAGCTGCTGCTCCAGGAAATGGCTAACTACGCCGACTCGGCGGTGTGCCGGCGCAAGCAGCTGCTGCACTACTTCGGCGAGCATTTCGAGAAGGATTGCGGCTTCTGCGACAACTGCAAGCACCCCAAGGAGCGTTTCGAAGCCAAGGACGAAGTACTGATGGCCCTCAAGGCCGTGGTGCAAACCGAGGAGCGCTTCGGCATTGAGCACATTGGCACGGTACTCATGGGCATGAACAACGCCCACGTAGAAAGCTACGGCCACAATGCCCTACCCATTTATGGGGTGGGCAAGGACCACGACGCGGCCTTCTGGCACTCGCTCTTGCGACAGGCCTTGCTCAATGGCTTCCTGGAAAAGGATATTGAGAACTTCGGCGTGGTGAAAATCTGTCCGAAAGGCTTAGATTTCATTGAGAATCCGCATTCTATCAAACTCACCAAGGACCATAACTACGAGGAAGAGGTGAAAGAAGAGCAAGAAAAAGAGGAAGTCCAGGAAGCCGCCGGCCACGACGCCGCCCTTTTTGAGATGCTGAAATCCTTGCGCAAGAAGATAGCCAAGGAAAAGAACCTGCCCCCCTATGTGCTGTTTCAGGACCCGAGCCTGAAGGAAATGGCCACGACCTTCCCCACCAAGATGGACGACCTCGCCCACGTGGGCGGCGTGGGCCTGGGCAAGGCGCAGAAATTTGGCCAGCCCTTCCTGGCGCTGATTCAGAAATACGTCGACGAAAACGACATCGTGACGGCTGCCGACGTGGTGGTCAAGTCCGCCGTCAATAAGTCGAAGATCAAGATCTACATCATTCAGCAGATTGATAAGAAGATGGACCTGGAGGAAATTGCTGCCTCCAAGGGCATCGACATGCGCGAGCTGATGGAGGAAATCGAGCACATCTGCTACTCCGGTACCAAGCTCAACCTCGACTATTATATCGACGGGGTATTGGACCAGGACCGGCAGGAGGAAATCACCGACTACTTCCTGCAGGCCAGCACCGACAATATTGCCGTGGCCCTCAAGGAACTCGGTCCCGACGACTACACCGAGGAAGACCTGCGCCTGATGCGCATCAAGTTCTTGAGCGAATACGCTAACTAG